The DNA window ACATGTGCTGAGAAAGTTCTTTGCGATTTTTTGCAACTAATTCAGTGTAGTCATCCCCACAACTAATTAAAACGGTCTTCTTGCCCTGCTTAGCAAACTCATCTGCCGCTTCAATTAATACTTTCGTAAACACTTCTGGTGATTGTAATTGTTCATTATAATGCAATTCAACAATTTTTGAATAACGGGTTGGTGCCAATGGTTGGCGAGCATATAATTGCGACTTAATCCCATATTTTTCATACATCGACCGTGCCATTCCGTAAGCGTTGAAATCACTACCTAGAATCAATGGAACAAAAGGTTGTTCACTCATTAGATCCCCACTCCTCTTTATCTTTCTAGTTCATTAATATAATCACGTGCAATCTTCACATCCGTTGGGTAAGGGACGTCTTTACCATTAATCTTCTGGTAAGGATCTTCACCCTTCCCTGCAAGGACTACAATATCATCATTTTCACTACCGTCAATTGCCTTTTTGATCGCCGTTTCGCGGTCCATTTCAAATTGAATATGCTTTACTTTATCATGATCAATATAAGAATCTATTTCCCGGGCAATAGTCATCGGATCTTCAAACCCTGGATCATCAGTCGTCAAAATCACTTCATCTGGTTGTTCTTCAGTTAAAGCTTTTCCAAACCCTGGACGGCGAGAAATGCCTTTATCACCGGTTGCTCCTAAGACAACTGTTACTTTACCAGCATTAGTTTGTCGTTTTAAGAATGCCAAGAGTCGCTTCAAGCTAGCGTAATTATGGGCATAATCAACATAAATTGTTCCATGAGTATTACTGTTAATCATTTCCATTCGACCACGGATGTGAACATGATTTAATGTTTCTACGGCATCGTTAGCACTCGCCCCAGCTAATCCACTAGCAATGATTGCAGCGACCGCATTTCCTTCATTATAATCTCCAGGGACACTCGTTTTATAACGGCCATCTAAGTTCAATTGCTTTGCTTTCTCAGTTAAGGCGGTCAACTCAAATTCACTTTCATGAAGATCTTCTAAATCATTTCGATATTCAAAATCTATTTGGGCATTGTCAGGTAATTCGATGTTTGCTCCCCGCCGTGCAAACAAGAAAATGTCTTCTGGTTGTGTGGTTGCCTTAGCAGTGTAATAAACATCAGTAAACTTTTCAGTTTCCGCATTGATTAAGCATTTAGCAGAATTTACTAATAATTGTTCCTTACAGTGAAGATAATCAGCAAAAGTTGGGTGCTCATTTCGTCCGATATGGTCTGGCGAAATGTTTAAGAAAATTCCAACATCATACTTTAAACCATAAATCCGGTTTTTCTTGTATGCTTGCGATGATACTTCCATTACTAAGTGCGTCATCCCGTTATCAACGGCAGCGCGCATATCATGGAAAAGGTCTAAGGATTCAGGAGTAGTCAAATCAGATTTAAATTTATCTTCCGGCTTATTGCCTAAAATCCGATCAAGCGTTGAAAAAAGGGCAATATGATTATCTGTACTTTGGGCTAGAATATGGTCAGCAAAATAAGCCGTTGTTGTTTTGCCTTTTGTTCCTGTAATCGCAATAATGAACAAATCATTTTGCGGATAGCCATAAAATGCTGCCCCCAATAAAGACATCGCTTTTTGTTCATCGTTCACGATAATAGCTGGCAACCCTTCGCCCTCTGGATATTCCTTTTCAGCCACATACGCAATCGCACCTTTTTCTTTAGCGGATGCTAGGTATTTAGGCAAAAAATTTCCTTTACAAAAGAATAAAGTTCCTGATTTTACCTTCCGTGAATCATAGGACACGCTAGTTGCGGTAAAATCAGTCAAATTACTAACATGATCCAATAAATGGTGCTCGCGCAATAATGCTAAAGCAGGTGTAATATGCAATTCCATCTTGCAAATGACTCTCCTTCAATCTAATCTGCCCTATATTATTTCATTTTTTATCATAAAAATAAATAAGGGTTATCAACTAACAAAAAAGGAGACTTAGAAGAGTTCTACAGCCCTTCGCCAGCCTCCTTTAATATTTTTCTATGCTTCTGTTGTAGCCGTTTTTTGTGCGCGGTCAATTCCTGATTCATCAGGTTTG is part of the Limosilactobacillus reuteri genome and encodes:
- a CDS encoding UDP-N-acetylmuramoyl-L-alanyl-D-glutamate--2,6-diaminopimelate ligase; the encoded protein is MELHITPALALLREHHLLDHVSNLTDFTATSVSYDSRKVKSGTLFFCKGNFLPKYLASAKEKGAIAYVAEKEYPEGEGLPAIIVNDEQKAMSLLGAAFYGYPQNDLFIIAITGTKGKTTTAYFADHILAQSTDNHIALFSTLDRILGNKPEDKFKSDLTTPESLDLFHDMRAAVDNGMTHLVMEVSSQAYKKNRIYGLKYDVGIFLNISPDHIGRNEHPTFADYLHCKEQLLVNSAKCLINAETEKFTDVYYTAKATTQPEDIFLFARRGANIELPDNAQIDFEYRNDLEDLHESEFELTALTEKAKQLNLDGRYKTSVPGDYNEGNAVAAIIASGLAGASANDAVETLNHVHIRGRMEMINSNTHGTIYVDYAHNYASLKRLLAFLKRQTNAGKVTVVLGATGDKGISRRPGFGKALTEEQPDEVILTTDDPGFEDPMTIAREIDSYIDHDKVKHIQFEMDRETAIKKAIDGSENDDIVVLAGKGEDPYQKINGKDVPYPTDVKIARDYINELER